The DNA region CTTAGGACATACCTCAAAGTACTTGCATCCATCCGTTGCAACAAATTGatgctttgaaataaacattcaatagagaaaataaaacttcagcCCTTTTAGCACTACTAGAAAAATTTGGGTCCATATGTCAATACTATGTAAGCTGGGGGAATTCATATTCCATTTCTCAGTTGTCACATACAAATTTCTTCTTGCAGTAAAAACtcagatttaaaaataccaagtaTGTGAAACTGGCGAGATCACCTTTCAGAGTCAGAACTTATTCAAATGAGCAGTGTTTGTTAGGTGGCGATGACATACCACCATCTCAGCCTTTTGGGGAACACAGTACAAGCCCGTGCCTTAGCACACTTTGGTGGAGACAAACAAGGCATCTTCCTGGCTGTTCTAGCCACGTAACATAactttctttcttcccaggaTGCAAAATCACCTGACTGATGCACTCCGGGCTTGCAAACAGAACAAGCTCCTGGTTTACAACCGACGGGGCAGAGATCATGTAATATCCCCATGCACCAGGGTTTTGGCCTCTTTTACATAACAATAAAGAGCTGCTCATTGCAGTGGCAGTACATAGAGCTAGAGTAATCCTTGCTAATGTAAGGATTGGAAGGGATTAGTTGAGCCACTGATTACGCTTCCAAGCAGTTTTTCTGTATCACCTCTTTCATAAGCTCAAAAAACTCCAGAAATTTTGACcagctgttcctccccaggccCACTCTCATTAATGATACTGTATTTGTGAACAGCTTCTCCATCAATTTAGACAGTCTGAAGTGTAGGAAAGGTTTCAATCATTAGAGGCAAGACACACTGAATGATTTTGAGAACAGCTCTGTACATCTTCAGGTACTTTTGAGGTAGCAAAAGATTGCTCTAGAACTATACTGGATGGCAGGACAGCTGTAAGAGATTAATCACCTCTAGTGATCATTAATAGTGTCAgaccttgaaaaataaatgtttgtgtaCAGGGACTAACCCAAAATCCAGTAGCTACAGGTAGAAATGGGAATGAGTTTAAAGATCACTGCAGCCAAGCTCCACGTTAATTCTCTATTCTAGAATAACAAAACCAAGCTGTGTTTAACTTCCACAGATATAGATATGCTGGCTCTACAGCAAATACAAGCTCATTCTATAGATGATGAAGACAGTCATGCCTAGAATGGATCGATCTTATCTGCACTTTAAGTGAGCAACTGAAGATTGGCTAATTCATAGATAAGTTATCTGAGCCTGAAGATACTTCATATACTtacaggcagaggaaaaaataacaaaaagaaaatcagactCTATATTTTATGCTATCAGCTTCTACATCGCTGAGTTTATCACTGTGACTCTCACTCAAATGTGTTACGTCTATGTAATATCAACTTGTCTTACCTCTAAGCGGCTTTGACAACTTGGAAGACTGCATAACCTTTTTTGGGTgacagctgtgcatggcattCAGAAACCTATCCAagccaaaatacattttcttttttgtcttccccagcTTATAATCAATCCCACAAGATGGCTCAGATGTATAGTCACCCCAAAGTGGTATTGCTTGATATTGTTTGCTCTGAACAgtctgcaggcagagcaaatattttaaacagcagcaaatacaactgtcatttatttttagcagtatCATCAGGGTCAAGCAAGTTCAAAGGTTGAAATAATTGCATTGTGAAACAAGATCACTCCAGATGAGGAATGAAGAATTTTGACAGATAGTTGCACACTGCAGTCAGCCTCAGAGTGCTTTTTAGTCAAACATAAAAATTCACAGggttaaaaataatctgttatgTCTTAAGCAGCACACCAATACTGACTTGTTAAATCTGTGCTACAAGCATTTAACCTTCACATATGTTTGGTAAGAGCAAGCAGaacccacaagaaaaaaaaacaaccaagcaaaACGTACCCTTTACAGCTTATCTCTAATTGCACTGGGTGCCAATCAACAAAGTTTCTCTGCAAGAACTAATCGTAGAAGTGCGATAGAAGGAACACTGTCTTATCACACACACAAGTTAacatttattattgttatatCCAAAGTCCAGATGCCGTCCTGCACACTCTGCAAACTCAGCAAACCAGACCTGAGTGCGTGTGTGCCAGCTGGCCTCTGACCTCCTGCTTGTTGGGCTTGTTTCAGCGCACgtcttttccccttcccaagCGCTGCGAGGATCAGGATGTTACTGGCCTTTCTTTGATCTAATACAGAGGAAATAGCAGCAGCTCCCTGAATGGGTGTCAGAACAATTCCCTGTTTtgcagcactgcccagccaTCAAAAGCTCCTCCACCAAGCATAGCTTATCACAGACAGAATAATggttttgaaattatattttggTTTGAggcttgctgcttctgtttcaaatCTCAAGGCTATATATCTTTATTGGTTGTCTATTTTTACTACTTTATCcttttattaaaagtaattaCCACTACCCACAAGTCTGTTCGTAGATATCCTTAAACAACTATTGCCCTAGCATCACTACTGCCAGAGTGTTACTTAAGCAACCCAGGAATTGCATACTCCATACCAACAGCACTATGCCACCATTAAGTCAGCAACATTTTCAGACAGCCCAACAGTCCATGCACTTACAGACATTCATCCTACTGCTAAACAACCAGCCCCTCAACTCAGTTCAGCCTTTTTTAACACCCTCCCTGCAGTGGTAGTACCCACAGTTACAGTCTCATCATGGACGCTGTGCACAGACATCAGTATGCTTCTTCCTGCCTTAGCACCTCTTGTACAGTCTCTTACTGCATAGCTCTTACTTCCACAACTTGAATTTTGTTAGCTTATTCCTGAGATGCACAACTGATTGCCAAAGGGTAGATTAATTGCCAAAGGGCAAGCTAAATAGTAAGACCACTAATGTTACTTTCCCAAGGAAGGTGAAGCTGCAAGCAGGAAGGTGTTACTATGGTGAATATCCCAAGTAAGGACATTAGAGGTAGAGTTCTCAGTCACTGGCATAGACTGGCAAATAGCATTATTTGCAAGTACAAGGCAATGTATAAAAGCCCGGCCAAGACCAAGCCCTCTCTGGGATAAGCACTGTGTATGTAGCAATGTTTTCCTAATGCCAGACAGGTATGAGAAAGGACAGCAGCACCATAACTATCAGTAACGTCTCACAagggaaataaagcagaatGAGGATGAGGATACAGAACTTACTGCTCCCAGCCCACTCTTTAGACAGAATCTAATTCTATTGCTTTAGCAGTCAAAAATTCTGAGAACACCCATTTTGACAGAAAGCATGTTTAACAAAGCGCAGCTTGCTCACAGCCATCAGCTTCCAGCAAACTAGAACAGAAGTGGAAGCATTTGCCAGTATGAATGAGTTACATCCTGCTACAGATTGACAGAATCCTCCAAGGATAACCAGCTTCACAAATACAGCTGTGAAGACTGAGCTGGCTGTGGAATTTCAGGCTAGCAAACAGCTAAAAACATCTCTGATGCTGAAGATCTACTCTTACCCCTCTTTTGCAATGTGAATGTAATTAAGGAAAAACTAACAGAGGATACAAGaggaggtaaaaaaaacccaaatgtttaTATTGCTTACCCAGAAGAACAAGGAAGAATAAGACTAAACAAACTTTTTCCTTATAAGAACAGAGCTCCAAGAGCATTTCccattaaaagcagcaaaggggGAAGGTTAGTTTTTGAaatcttctctctctcttaccACCAGcataagagggaaaaaaagtatgagTTAGACACTAGACACAGCAAAGCCTGTGTAGCTTAGTACAAAACTATGTATTTACCTAGACAGATGGGTAATGATAGGTTTCACCCCTATGTATTTCTATAAATCAATTGCTTATCTGAAGACTGAAGTCCTCACCTGTTCAGATGCTAACCAGTACATGTCACCTTTTAGAAGCAATGTCTCCCTTTTCCAGCATCAGCAGCTCCAACAGACTATACTAGGCAGACCAAAACAGGTAAAAGCCTACTAGAGATAGTCATAGCTGTGGGTTTGGTAATAAAACTTCTGATGAGCACCAAGTCTTTCCGTTTGAACAGCCTTGCCAGTGTTAAGCTAGTTTATACTTGATTCACCCCTCACTGCAGCTTTGGTACATGGCAACAGCAGTACTCTGTACACACAGCATTAGACCGAGCCTCTTCACAGTAATCTTCGTGGCGCTCCAGCTTTTGCGGGTTGCCTCTCATTTACACAAGGCAGATGCAAAGCAGTACCAGGCGTGACCCGACAGGTCTGGACACAAGCCCGTACGGCAGGAGCGCCGACTGCTGAGCCCCCTCTAGCGGCACAGCGACTGGAGAGGCTGGCTTGCGCCTTGCAGTGATTGCCATGTTGCAGCTGTCAAACAAGGGATGAATTCGGAATAATCGCTAAGGGATGACCATAACAACAGCTAAAGTACCAAATGCACTTTAATGAGTTCCAGATTTTGTTCCCAGAAGAAATTTATAACGTGTCAGTACATTAGGCAGGTACACAACTTCCTCAGAACTACAGGCATGAGGAAAACTGACTGTAATATAcaggtatttaaaattatttgcagaaacCAGTTTTCCACAGTATTAGAAATAAGGCATGTTTCAGGTGTGCAAGTGGCTGCTGTATCCAGTCCTCAGATGCCATATTTGCCCTTTAGCTCTTCCACTTTCGCTATGTAAGCTTTCATTGCGTCTTCTTTGGACATTCCTGAAGGACAGAACACAGGAAGCAGTCAGAACCTTTTGCATGCAAGTCACAATTCCTTGCTATAGCGTGTAGCAGCACGCtaccagagagaaaagaagctAAGAAGGTCACTTGGCTGTGAATCTAGTATTAAACAGACATATTAAGCAATGTTTCGAAGTGGCAAATACACTGTTGCTGTCTATACAAATAAAGTTCTATTAACGCTATAACAACCATTAGAGGAAAGCTATTCAACCAACTTAGACTGCATTTAAATGTGGTGCTGGCTCCTTAAAACAccagaaaaatcccattttcgtagattaaataatttctttggcTCTTATTTAGAGAGCAGCACCCAGTTGCATCTTCCACTTAGGAAAGCTTCAAAAGAAACAACTGAGGGAGAGCTCAGTCTCTGGGGTACCAGGCTGGGACCTGGAAAACTGACTcaagttgctgctgctgctacagttCTCCTTTGTGTGGCATCTTGGGCCAGCTGGGGGATATTTCACCTTAATTCCATTTCACACAGGCTACATTTTTCAAGATTACTTCTGCCTTGCAGAGGTAATCAAAAGTAAGTTTATCACAGCATTCTAGAACTCTTGTCTTATAAGGcgacagtattttatttcttgctgaaCGACACATGCTTTTCTGACTAGTTTGcctgtggttttatttactaatttttaattttttaagcaGACACTTACCTTTCAATGCATTCCAGGCATCCCactttgctttgcctttgaAGTCCAGCATACCAGGGCGGTCTGAGAGAGACAGGATAAACAGCAGTATTAGTTTGTGTGGTCTGAAGGTAGGCAGTACTCATTCCTTTCCTGAAGGAAAGGGATATTTTAGCTCTTAActatgataaaataaaatggttcaTCTTTGCAGCTATTACTTACTAACCTGTAGTCAGAAGATCACCTCACGGAAGCATGCTGGAATGCTACTGGTGGCAACAGAGATATTCTCTGTCAAGTTCCCCTAAGACGGCAGCATTTGAGCAGATCACCACCAAATAGCATGATTTGGTTTTATCGTACTTTCTGAAGAGACTGCTGTTGCGTGTCAGCTCTCCGATTGAAGAGCATCAGCTTTAAAGTAAAGCAGAAATGCCCTAAGGTCCATTACACAGAGACATGAAATCAAAACTAGTAGCGTAAAGCTTAGAACTCATTATCATCAAGTTATTAGTATGTTTCTAACACACAGTTCTTCATTTGCTCTGTCATCTCGGGATATAAGCTCTGAATTCTAACTCATTTCATTGCAGGCTACATTGTGGccaaataaagaagaaataaatgagatACGGATGCGTATATGGTTATTCTTCACATGAAGTCCCCTTGATACGGAAAATAATATAGCAAGAAACATAAAACCCTCTGTGTTTTTACTTCCTGTCTCGTTGAAGACAATTCTTAGGATTAACAAATGGAACTGGACATTACCCACAAAAATACCCTTGTACTGCTCACATGGCAATGTGACCCGCAAAACTAGTTGGCAGCTTCACCGGTCTCCAACAAAAACCCTATTAGCTTACTCTTACACAGACTGCTTTTCTAGCCAACTCCTGTTAGCTACTGCTTCACAAAAACGCAGCAACATGCAGAAACGTTGGTATATTAACAGCTCTAAAGCACCATTTCACCATAGCAAACATTAATACTGCTAAGGTCCACTCATACCTAAAGGATCAAACCTTAAAACCAGTTAGTTCTTCTCCCCCTCCATGCTGCTCATCTTGcggggtgtgtatgtgtgtgtggggggtaAGAGACTGCAAGTGCCCATACTTACCATTTCCTGCACGCTTCGTTG from Falco biarmicus isolate bFalBia1 chromosome 8, bFalBia1.pri, whole genome shotgun sequence includes:
- the DBI gene encoding acyl-CoA-binding protein; translation: MTEAAFQKAAEEVKQLKSQPTDQEMLDVYSHYKQATVGDVNTDRPGMLDFKGKAKWDAWNALKGMSKEDAMKAYIAKVEELKGKYGI